A segment of the Centropristis striata isolate RG_2023a ecotype Rhode Island chromosome 15, C.striata_1.0, whole genome shotgun sequence genome:
tgttaccatatcttgctcaagtcacaaaggcatgtacaaaaaattgcctaaatcatttatttttcttaagttacataatttacacacagtgttattactatgccaatagccattctttgttacatccttttttgagtgaaatgatcaataaatgtcatatgttacacttgaaaacttgaaactaatgagttaggcgattattttaacagggtgacgattatatatatatatctacagaACAATAAAGAGTGAGTTTAGCCACAAATGGCTTGTTGGAAAGCAAACTACTACCAAGTGCCTTAttatacacaaaattaaaacgaCTTTAATCcgtattttgttgttattcagtaATAAAAGTCATCGTGAAAGCTTTAGTTTCAGTTAATGTATGAGACACAACAGAAGAAAACACAGCGCAGAAAGCGGCTAACACGTTAGCAGAGAAGCTAGCTCGAGTGTTTCTTTGTCGTAATTCAGTTTACCTTCACTAAAGAACAGAGAAGACAGGCTCGCAGATGGCGAAGGTCTTTGGGGACCGTTTCCAATGCCATTATGTTAAGCTCCTGGTGAAATACTCGTATAATACTGCAATATCAAACAGATTGATGTTTTGAGTGTGTCCCAGTCGCTGGGGAATTACGtcactacttcttcttcttttgagttttaTTGGCGGTTGGCAGACCAACGTACAggtgcattaccgccacctactggacTGGAGTGTGGAGCAGTAGATTGACAGGAAATTAAGGAGAAGATAAtactcataaaaataataaaataaattaagtaataataataataaaattaagatgaataaattatttaacgGGAAAAGGGGGAAACAATAGTATAACTAATAGCCGTttacaatacaaatataaataattaaatacataactaAATTCTCTCTATAAGTCCTGTTTCCCTCAGGTAATTAAATAGGggcttgttttctttgcatgatTTTTTCCCAAGAAGACTTTCCAGGGTGTGATTGTGTTTGAATTACGTCACTGATTGAGGACCTAGTAAAAGAAAAGTGGGTTCCCTGTTGCGCaccttaataaaaaatgtttatcttattcataaaaaaacaatctacagtcacctgaaataaataaatgttatccTTAAAAAACacctatttgtttgtttatttatttaactatatcgagtaatttagatttttacaatttaatttgttgatgtatttattGCCTCATTACttatttcaggatttatttcataggcattatttattaatgttattatctattttatatTGACTTAAATGGCATTTCCATATTTATGGATACAATTGAAAGCACtaaatttggtacatatataacttaatatatttagaaaaacactggatattgggccatcgcacaTTTGCATTCTGATGACCATGGCCGGCAATTTTGAAAAATGGCAGCCCACATGTTTAcaacaccacaaatattaattacataaaagttcaagtgaaaatatattttatgacattgtaaaacaataaaaaattaaagaaaatgcaacaaaatgggGAGATTGCCTCTGCATGTTACAGTAATAAATGAGCTCCTTGCCATTCCGATGTTCCGCTaacaaaaaagcccaaaaaatatAACAGTTTTGACTGATTGATGgcaatatataataacattataatataatgagaTAACCAATTACTCTGTAAAAGTGTGAGTGAGTATTTTATTTGGTTCTCAGGGTTAGAGGATCTAGATTATGTCCATAATTGCACCTGGGTCCAATGGGAAAGGAAAGTTTAACCAACTGCTGGTACCACGGCAACCAGAGTCTGAATTGGtaatggcccaatatccagttttgttgccaatataattatcaacacatctgcaaatttggtgcttttatcaaaaaatgaacaatcGTTATAATATATTGAGCTATGTCACCCCACTATATACAgtgatttaaacttttaaaacaaggGAAGGAGGCTGTTTTTTTCCAGGTGCGTCCGATCATTTAACCCATAAAAACCCAGACccatttatccttaaaggaaaattatgggggatctCCCACAtaacaagtggaccacatagaacacattcatgatgttttttcaaaaatactacctctaaatgtcaaagatctgagatgtgacatatacgatacaatgggcgtttatggtatttatgtttatgatatttcttattttaaaataataaactagacaccttttctgttTACATAGacacaaatgtgcctttttctttgcatctccaaaaCATTTACGAAAAGTATTTGTCAGATTTGtctttaagtaacaaaataataataaatcaataataaataaaaaaccaaataaacatttgcctttttctttgcatctccattacatatatcaaaattgtgactttaacttGTTCAGGAAATagggtcagaacaagttaaatgcaatacaggacaccctattaacggattgttaaatgggtttaaacttggccaaaaaataatcttttagaaattaactattttttcacagttctgtttccagtcacagccacaatttggagaagtcacttcttgtcacagtcacatgaccaccacactagggtgttgagtataggtcgcttagggatttaatgagttaatgtgaagcataaagctgaatatgggagattatagaagttgtgacgtgtttgttacacgggtgtcaccgtgggttcttatgggttaagtccGATAATAGAATCCTGGCAGTTGGCACCAGAATGTGtcagaaccatagactgtataaataaggtcAGAACCGTTATAAAGTCCAACAGCTGTAACGGTTCGGGAACTTTCAACGGTTGTGAGAACAGCAGAGTGATCTTTACCCAACCAGGTAACATCACCATTCTCCTAACATGGTGTTCCTTCTTCATCTAGCATGGTCGCCTTAAATACAATGGAATTTAAGAATTTAATGCAATTTTAATGAATGTTTccgtgttttaaaaaaataatatcaaaaaCAGAGCAGTTAATTGGCTAACGGTTCCCCAATGCTAACCGTTAACTAATGCTAGATGAGTAACGTTGAAAGTAACGTCTTGTTTCTCCTAATATTAACATTGATGTTAAAGGTTAAATGATCATAAATTTAGcatgttttttccccacctgAACCACTCCTAGTTAACAGAGTGTGACTGACATTCTCAGCTAGCTATTTAATTGAGTTGTTGCTACTTAATAAGCCAAATTAAGCAGCGTTAGTAGTAACGGTTTATTATTACCAAATGTTAGCTTTCACAAACCGGGTCTGATCCAGGACACGGttcatttagttagttaaagtGACTGCAAGGCAATGTTATTAATCCATCTGTACTACCAGTTGATTATTACGCGGTTACAGGGTGAGTTGACCATTTTGACTAGGAGTGgttaacgttaaaaaaaaaatcaaaatcaaacccatatcatcaccctgttaaagtaatcgcctaagtcatttttccaagttttgcaggaaacacaaaaaacttcaccaaaagtgtaacatatgacatttattgttcatttcagTCAAAAGGAtgcaacaaaggatggctattggcacagtaataacactgtgtgtaaatgatgtaacttaagagaaataaatgacttaggcaagtttttgaacatgcctttgtgacttaagcaagatatggtaacactttattttgaaggtgtctacataagagtcacacaagcctgtcagaaacatgacatgacaagtatcatgagcattaatgttacttcaaagtgtcattaatgttcatgacacatcccatgtcatgtttatgacatgcccatgtcactcttatgtagacaccttagagtaaagtgttaccaatattcgtgtcaacaataaaacactgataaactaaacaatctccctctactTCTTCTTtcgggttcttatctgatgcctatgaatgtggcaaattgtcaaagaagtgatggtaaaatcacatgatctgatcaactgaagatgtaggtgattttaccataggtggccggcgtcataaGGAGAGGATTTAggcggaaaaaaaacaattttgacaaaaaatgattcaggtgattattttaacagtgtgacgatttgcTAACGTTATTCTGTTCACGTTAGCGGTAACTGATGACGGTTAGCCTAGCAATATGATGAGGTGAAGCCTTGTGTTCACTAACTTTACCtgtgttttcagttttacagCCTAAAGCATGGATGCTTGTCAAAGTCCACTCCCTGACAGCATCAACCCCAACAACTTTCCTGCCAAACTATGGCGTTTGCTGAACAACCCGGCTTATGAAGCCATCTTCTGGGACGGCGCCGGTAAAGTCATCGTCATTAATCAACATCTCTTTGAGAAACAGATCCTGTGTCCCAGCACCTCCACCTCGGACAACGCTGATGCCTTCAAAACGACCAATTTCTCCAGCTTTATCCGTCAGCTAAATCTGTATGGCTTCAGGAAAGCCGAACCAACTATTAAAGACTCCGGAGACAGTGCGgcgtttcatttttttttcaacccaaACTTCAAGCGAGACCACCCTGAACTTGTTGCAAGCCTGAGGAGACTCACTGTTGATAACAAGGCCAAGATGCACGCTGGACTGGACGTGAAAAGTCGTCCCGCATGTAAATACCCGCGAttcagtggtggtggtgggggtgaTGATGGTGGAGATACAAATGTGAAGAGAGGCAAGTGTCACTGCATGACTTCTCATGGCTGTCTTTCTGTAGGAAAGTAACTGTAGAGTAAAATTAAGCTTGTTCTTACACTTTTTATGGACTGAAAATCTAAACAAAGTCCACTTTGAAAATAACTAATTAGCTTTATCACTCTTCACCTGAACCAAATGTCCACtggtaattttaatttttaaactgaGTACCGGtactatcttttttttaataaatggctGTTCACCCGGTTGTTGTCATTTGCTTTTTCCTGTTTCTGCAGGCAGTCCCCTCTTTGGCCCTACACATCAGGCATCAACTCATCCTTACTATCCAAATAAAGCTCAGGCCATGACACCACACAATGGAACCCCAGTCCCGCCACGCTTCCTAATAAGGGGTCATGGTGCAGCTCACTCACCTACTGTCTTTGCTACAGACAAAGGGATACCTGTAGCCTTAAGCCACCACCATGCTGGAGGAGCCTCAAGCTCCAATGCTGTGCACATTCAGCAGACTTTACATGCCCACGCAAGCAATGGAAATCCAAATTTCTCTTTTAATGCGACTAATGCACAATATCAGCCTGCCTACTACCCCCCAGGTGAGCACGACATATGGGTGGaagagtgtatatatatatatatatatatatatatatataaagaaaacagTGTAATCATTTGGTTTATAATTTTTGACATAATAAATTGCTAACAACAATTTGTTTATGttcaaattgaataaaacattatttttattgttaatatacacacaatctgaatttgatgcatgcaacatgttccaaaaaagttgtctCCTTGCTTATGAACATCTGGTTCTTCCACTATGCCCATTTCATACCCAACCATGATACAATCACCTGTATCACTTTTTGGGAATCGGGGTTGTACTAAAATGTACTAATCTGTGTGTTGAATAATATTGATTAAATtaggaatgaataaaaaaagctaAACTCCAAATCCTTCATTTTATAAtctaaaatattcttttttgttcttcttcAAGTTTGCCAGTGCTACCATTCAAACTTTGTGACATCCCATATGGCAGGTAGTGGGCTTCAGACAGGGACGTTCTCTCCTAGTTTTTACCAGGTGGGTGAATGGAGTGTATTCACTCTATTGTGTAATCACAGAGTCACAACAGATCTGtgattggtaaaaaaaaaaaaaaagatggactATTTTAAACATGCACTGTATCTAAGACAcatctttttatttcacttttcagGCAAGCTATCCTGTGAATATGTTGTGTCGCCTGGACAACAACCAGGACATAAAGGAAGAGGAACAGCAGGAGGTgaaaaaatgtgacattaacTTGGACACCATTTTCCAAATTGCTGATGAGGTGATGCTAACTCAACCCAACAACACCGTGGTTAAGGTTGAAACCCCAGTGAAGTCGGTCCCTGTGTTCGGGACCTTATCCAACGCCATGCTGTGTGACAAACCTGCCAGCACTTTGAAAGTTGTGTGTCCCATTTTAACGTCAAGTCACCCTGATCTAGTCACAATCAGACAGCAGGAGGAATCTGAGCAAATGCATGAGGTAAGCCTCTACATTGTACCTAACGCATTTAACTTTATATGAAGGAGGGAAACTTTACCGGGACAGTCTGGGTGAGATCTATCCAGATGCaaattgaaatatttatatattatgtgGATTTTTAcgtgttgtatttttattagagAATGTGTCACATCTTGGCAGAAGACCTGTACATTATTTGCTGTGGTTTCCTTTTTCCCCTGGCAAGGTTACCATTGATGTTGAAAATGACACTCAGGTAAAATATGTTCAGGTTAGCGACACCGTGGGCGATACCAGTCAGGCAGACAATAGCAGATGCACAGGAAGTACACCAAATCTTTAGGTAAGACATTCAGAATAAAACTAGTGGAAGGGAGGCCACTTCAATTTGAATGTGTGAGTAACCACTGCAAAAAGTTTCCTGACAGTTGGTTATATTTCTCGTTTTAGATCTCAACCTGTTGATATGGTTGGCTTGTGACAGGGAGTCTCAATTCACTTCAGGATGTGATCCAGACTTTACTCACCATTTTAATGATTCTTTACTATGTTAAAGTTGATATGTTCTATTTTAAACCTTATCTGATGTATGTAAATGCTAAAGTAGTTATGTAcatttgtgttcattttcataGTAGTGGTTTTCCTTATTGTAAGTAACTTTtagtaaaatacttttttttcttctctaaaaataagaat
Coding sequences within it:
- the hsf5 gene encoding heat shock factor protein 5 isoform X3, translated to MDACQSPLPDSINPNNFPAKLWRLLNNPAYEAIFWDGAGKVIVINQHLFEKQILCPSTSTSDNADAFKTTNFSSFIRQLNLYGFRKAEPTIKDSGDSAAFHFFFNPNFKRDHPELVASLRRLTVDNKAKMHAGLDVKSRPACKYPRFSGGGGGDDGGDTNVKRGNPLFGPTHQASTHPYYPNKAQAMTPHNGTPVPPRFLIRGHGAAHSPTVFATDKGIPVALSHHHAGGASSSNAVHIQQTLHAHASNGNPNFSFNATNAQYQPAYYPPVCQCYHSNFVTSHMAGSGLQTGTFSPSFYQASYPVNMLCRLDNNQDIKEEEQQEVETPVKSVPVFGTLSNAMLCDKPASTLKVVCPILTSSHPDLVTIRQQEESEQMHEVTIDVENDTQVKYVQVSDTVGDTSQADNSRCTGSTPNL
- the hsf5 gene encoding heat shock factor protein 5 isoform X2 — its product is MDACQSPLPDSINPNNFPAKLWRLLNNPAYEAIFWDGAGKVIVINQHLFEKQILCPSTSTSDNADAFKTTNFSSFIRQLNLYGFRKAEPTIKDSGDSAAFHFFFNPNFKRDHPELVASLRRLTVDNKAKMHAGLDVKSRPACSPLFGPTHQASTHPYYPNKAQAMTPHNGTPVPPRFLIRGHGAAHSPTVFATDKGIPVALSHHHAGGASSSNAVHIQQTLHAHASNGNPNFSFNATNAQYQPAYYPPVCQCYHSNFVTSHMAGSGLQTGTFSPSFYQASYPVNMLCRLDNNQDIKEEEQQEVKKCDINLDTIFQIADEVMLTQPNNTVVKVETPVKSVPVFGTLSNAMLCDKPASTLKVVCPILTSSHPDLVTIRQQEESEQMHEVTIDVENDTQVKYVQVSDTVGDTSQADNSRCTGSTPNL
- the hsf5 gene encoding heat shock factor protein 5 isoform X1; translated protein: MDACQSPLPDSINPNNFPAKLWRLLNNPAYEAIFWDGAGKVIVINQHLFEKQILCPSTSTSDNADAFKTTNFSSFIRQLNLYGFRKAEPTIKDSGDSAAFHFFFNPNFKRDHPELVASLRRLTVDNKAKMHAGLDVKSRPACKYPRFSGGGGGDDGGDTNVKRGNPLFGPTHQASTHPYYPNKAQAMTPHNGTPVPPRFLIRGHGAAHSPTVFATDKGIPVALSHHHAGGASSSNAVHIQQTLHAHASNGNPNFSFNATNAQYQPAYYPPVCQCYHSNFVTSHMAGSGLQTGTFSPSFYQASYPVNMLCRLDNNQDIKEEEQQEVKKCDINLDTIFQIADEVMLTQPNNTVVKVETPVKSVPVFGTLSNAMLCDKPASTLKVVCPILTSSHPDLVTIRQQEESEQMHEVTIDVENDTQVKYVQVSDTVGDTSQADNSRCTGSTPNL